In the genome of Capra hircus breed San Clemente chromosome 17, ASM170441v1, whole genome shotgun sequence, one region contains:
- the PUS1 gene encoding tRNA pseudouridine synthase A, mitochondrial isoform X1, which yields MGLPGLRAAAWALRRACGPWTPHLGPRPLCLHPMAGNGETPVPVGAKQEHDKKARSGWQGPTRVWEETEQQAKKLKSSEDGEQQRKLPKRKIVLLMAYSGKGYHGMQRNVGSSKFKTIEDDLVSALVRSGCIPENHGEDMRKMSFQRCARTDKGVSAAGQVVSLKVWLIDDILEKINSHLPSHIRILGLKRVTGGFNSKNKCDARTYFYMLPTFAFAHKDHDSQDETYRLSAETLGRVNRLLACYKGTHNFHNFTSQKGPHEPSARRYILDMFCEEPFVREGMEFAVIKVKGQSFMTHQIRKMVGLVVAIIKGYAPESVLERCWGEAKVDVPKAPGLGLVLERVHFEKYNQRFGHDGLHEPLDWAREEAEVTAFKEQHIYPTIISTERQERSMAQWLSTLPMHDFSATAHAAAGLGTKAPSSLEGSDGVGDSD from the exons ATGGGGCTCCCCGGCCTGCGGGCGGCGGCCTGGGCCCTGAGGAGAGCCTGCGGACCGTGGACCCCGCACCTGGGACCGCGCCCCCTCTG TTTGCACCCAATGGCCGGGAACGGGGAGACCCCTGTGCCTGTGGGAGCCAAACAGGAGCACGACAAGAAGGCCCGGAGTGGCTGGCAGGGCCCCACCAGGGTCTGGGAGGAAACAGAGCAGCAGGCCAAAAAGCTCAAGAGCAGTGAGGATGGGGAGCAGCAGAGGAAGCTGCCCAAGCGGAAGATCGTGCTGCTCATGGCTTATTCTGGGAAGGGCTACCACGGCATGCAG aGGAATGTTGGGTCCTCGAAATTCAAGACCATCGAAGATGACCTGGTGTCGGCCCTGGTCCGCTCGGGCTGTATTCCTGAGAATCACGGGGAGGACATGCGGAAGATGTCTTTCCAGCGCTGCGCCCGGACGGACAAG GGCGTGTCTGCGGCCGGCCAGGTCGTGTCCCTGAAGGTGTGGCTGATTGATGACATTTTAGAAAAGATCAACAGCCACCTTCCATCTCACATTCGGATTCTGG GACTGAAGAGGGTCACGGGCGGCTTCAACTCCAAGAACAAGTGCGACGCCAGGACCTACTTCTACATGCTGCCCACGTTTGCCTTCGCCCATAAGGACCACGACTCGCAGGACGAGACGTACCGACTGAGCGCGGAGACGCTGGGGCGTGTGAACCGGCTCCTGGCCTGCTACAAAGGCACCCACAACTTCCACAACTTCACCTCCCAGAAGGGGCCCCATGAGCCCAGTGCCCGGCGCTATATCCTCGACATGTTCTGTGAGGAGCCCTTCGTGCGTGAGGGCATGGAGTTCGCTGTGATCAAGGTCAAGGGCCAGAGCTTCATGACGCACCAGATCAGGAAGATGGTGGGGCTTGTGGTGGCTATCATCAAGGGCTATGCGCCTGAAAGTGTGCTGGAGCGCTGTTGGGGGGAGGCCAAGGTGGACGTGCCCAAAGCGCCGGGGCTGGGCCTGGTCCTGGAGCGGGTGCACTTTGAGAAGTACAACCAGCGCTTTGGCCACGACGGGCTGCACGAGCCACTGGACTGGGCACGGGAGGAGGCAGAGGTCACAGCCTTCAAGGAGCAGCACATCTACCCCACGATCATTAGCACCGAACGCCAGGAGAGGTCCATGGCCCAGTGGCTGAGCACCCTGCCTATGCATGACTTCAGCGCCACTGCCCACGCTGCTGCTGGCCTAGGCAccaag GCCCCCAGCTCCCTGGAAGGCAGTGACGGGGTCGGGGAC
- the PUS1 gene encoding tRNA pseudouridine synthase A, mitochondrial isoform X2: MAGNGETPVPVGAKQEHDKKARSGWQGPTRVWEETEQQAKKLKSSEDGEQQRKLPKRKIVLLMAYSGKGYHGMQRNVGSSKFKTIEDDLVSALVRSGCIPENHGEDMRKMSFQRCARTDKGVSAAGQVVSLKVWLIDDILEKINSHLPSHIRILGLKRVTGGFNSKNKCDARTYFYMLPTFAFAHKDHDSQDETYRLSAETLGRVNRLLACYKGTHNFHNFTSQKGPHEPSARRYILDMFCEEPFVREGMEFAVIKVKGQSFMTHQIRKMVGLVVAIIKGYAPESVLERCWGEAKVDVPKAPGLGLVLERVHFEKYNQRFGHDGLHEPLDWAREEAEVTAFKEQHIYPTIISTERQERSMAQWLSTLPMHDFSATAHAAAGLGTKAPSSLEGSDGVGDSD; encoded by the exons ATGGCCGGGAACGGGGAGACCCCTGTGCCTGTGGGAGCCAAACAGGAGCACGACAAGAAGGCCCGGAGTGGCTGGCAGGGCCCCACCAGGGTCTGGGAGGAAACAGAGCAGCAGGCCAAAAAGCTCAAGAGCAGTGAGGATGGGGAGCAGCAGAGGAAGCTGCCCAAGCGGAAGATCGTGCTGCTCATGGCTTATTCTGGGAAGGGCTACCACGGCATGCAG aGGAATGTTGGGTCCTCGAAATTCAAGACCATCGAAGATGACCTGGTGTCGGCCCTGGTCCGCTCGGGCTGTATTCCTGAGAATCACGGGGAGGACATGCGGAAGATGTCTTTCCAGCGCTGCGCCCGGACGGACAAG GGCGTGTCTGCGGCCGGCCAGGTCGTGTCCCTGAAGGTGTGGCTGATTGATGACATTTTAGAAAAGATCAACAGCCACCTTCCATCTCACATTCGGATTCTGG GACTGAAGAGGGTCACGGGCGGCTTCAACTCCAAGAACAAGTGCGACGCCAGGACCTACTTCTACATGCTGCCCACGTTTGCCTTCGCCCATAAGGACCACGACTCGCAGGACGAGACGTACCGACTGAGCGCGGAGACGCTGGGGCGTGTGAACCGGCTCCTGGCCTGCTACAAAGGCACCCACAACTTCCACAACTTCACCTCCCAGAAGGGGCCCCATGAGCCCAGTGCCCGGCGCTATATCCTCGACATGTTCTGTGAGGAGCCCTTCGTGCGTGAGGGCATGGAGTTCGCTGTGATCAAGGTCAAGGGCCAGAGCTTCATGACGCACCAGATCAGGAAGATGGTGGGGCTTGTGGTGGCTATCATCAAGGGCTATGCGCCTGAAAGTGTGCTGGAGCGCTGTTGGGGGGAGGCCAAGGTGGACGTGCCCAAAGCGCCGGGGCTGGGCCTGGTCCTGGAGCGGGTGCACTTTGAGAAGTACAACCAGCGCTTTGGCCACGACGGGCTGCACGAGCCACTGGACTGGGCACGGGAGGAGGCAGAGGTCACAGCCTTCAAGGAGCAGCACATCTACCCCACGATCATTAGCACCGAACGCCAGGAGAGGTCCATGGCCCAGTGGCTGAGCACCCTGCCTATGCATGACTTCAGCGCCACTGCCCACGCTGCTGCTGGCCTAGGCAccaag GCCCCCAGCTCCCTGGAAGGCAGTGACGGGGTCGGGGAC